One Betaproteobacteria bacterium genomic window carries:
- a CDS encoding sterol-binding protein produces the protein MLAVPFSAFVNHLLAPAAWARESLAAHAGKIAVFDLFPLRVAVAVDPDGTLRAAPENASPAVTIRLTHATALQILAEGENAWRKTNVEGDTEFASAISKVAANLRWDVEEDLSRMFGDIAAHRLTEAGRSAAAWPKQAARSLAGNVAEFLTEEKHLLVTPLRAAEFVRGVDDLRDAVERLDKRIDRLQRQVRGD, from the coding sequence ATGCTCGCTGTCCCTTTCAGTGCATTCGTCAATCACCTGCTCGCCCCGGCGGCATGGGCGCGGGAGAGCCTCGCCGCGCACGCCGGCAAGATCGCGGTGTTCGATCTGTTCCCGCTGCGCGTCGCGGTCGCCGTCGATCCCGACGGAACGCTGCGCGCTGCGCCGGAGAACGCTTCGCCAGCAGTCACGATCCGCCTGACCCATGCCACCGCGCTGCAAATCCTCGCGGAAGGCGAGAATGCCTGGCGCAAGACGAACGTGGAGGGCGATACCGAATTTGCGTCGGCCATTTCCAAGGTCGCGGCCAATCTGCGCTGGGACGTCGAAGAAGATTTGAGCCGGATGTTCGGCGACATCGCAGCGCATCGCCTGACCGAAGCCGGGCGCTCGGCCGCCGCGTGGCCGAAGCAGGCGGCGAGAAGTCTGGCGGGAAACGTCGCCGAATTTCTGACCGAGGAGAAACATCTGCTGGTCACGCCCTTGCGAGCCGCCGAGTTCGTGCGCGGCGTCGACGATCTGCGCGACGCCGTCGAGCGTCTCGACAAACGCATCGACCGCCTGCAACGGCAAGTCCGCGGCGACTGA